In a genomic window of Roseofilum casamattae BLCC-M143:
- a CDS encoding pitrilysin family protein: protein MNNIRSILRHRLTTFLSFQKPVAMRGFAIALSCLLIAQLWVADMAIANPRSSQFSIQPYLDNVEKQVKEFTLENGMKFIVLERHQAPIVSFMLYANVGGVDEPVGKTGVAHYLEHLAFKGTTTVGTSNYQAEKPLLAKLDRLFDRIQAAKASGDSEQVETLQAEFNRTKEKAAQYVKQNELGQIIERQGGVGLNATTSTDATRYFFSLPSNKLELWMSLESERFLDPVFREFYQEKDVILEERRMRTDNSPIGQTIEAFQQAAFKVHPYRQPVIGHEADVRNLTRQDVREFFETYYVPENLTVAIVGDVNFANVKQLATTYFGRFPARPLPEVNIPVEPQQTETREVVLELPSQPMYFEGYHRPSGHDRDRAVYNLMGSILSSGRTARLYKTLVEQEQIALSAQGFSGFPGDKYPNLMLFYGLTAPGHTVEEFAAALDKQLQRLKTEPVSLAELNRVKTKAKAGLLGTLDSNRGLAGLLAEYEAKTGSWRNLFAEIEAIEAVTPEDIQRVAKATFTPENRTIGRLLTAEN from the coding sequence ATGAACAATATTCGGTCAATTTTGCGGCATAGATTAACGACCTTTCTCTCCTTCCAGAAACCGGTTGCCATGCGCGGCTTCGCGATCGCCCTCAGTTGCCTGTTAATCGCTCAACTCTGGGTAGCAGACATGGCGATCGCCAACCCGCGATCGTCCCAATTCTCCATTCAACCTTACTTAGACAACGTCGAAAAGCAAGTCAAAGAATTTACTCTCGAAAATGGGATGAAATTTATCGTCCTCGAGCGCCATCAAGCTCCCATCGTTTCCTTCATGCTCTACGCCAATGTAGGTGGAGTAGACGAACCGGTAGGAAAAACCGGAGTCGCTCACTATCTCGAACACTTAGCCTTCAAAGGAACAACCACCGTCGGCACCAGCAACTACCAAGCCGAAAAACCGCTCCTGGCAAAGCTCGATCGCCTTTTCGATCGCATTCAAGCCGCTAAAGCCTCTGGAGATAGCGAACAAGTCGAGACACTGCAAGCTGAATTTAACCGTACCAAAGAAAAGGCCGCCCAATACGTCAAACAAAACGAACTCGGCCAAATCATCGAACGTCAAGGGGGAGTCGGTCTCAATGCCACTACCTCTACTGATGCCACCCGTTACTTTTTTAGCCTCCCTTCCAATAAACTCGAGTTGTGGATGTCCCTCGAATCCGAACGCTTCCTCGATCCGGTCTTCCGCGAATTCTATCAAGAAAAAGACGTAATTCTAGAAGAGCGGCGGATGCGCACCGATAACTCTCCCATCGGCCAAACGATCGAAGCCTTTCAACAAGCAGCGTTCAAAGTTCATCCCTATCGCCAACCCGTCATCGGACATGAAGCCGATGTGCGCAACTTAACCCGACAAGACGTGCGAGAGTTCTTCGAGACTTACTACGTCCCCGAGAACCTAACTGTTGCTATTGTCGGCGACGTTAACTTTGCCAACGTTAAACAACTTGCTACCACATATTTCGGTCGCTTCCCCGCTCGTCCCCTCCCCGAAGTCAACATTCCTGTAGAACCGCAACAAACGGAAACGAGAGAAGTTGTCCTCGAGCTGCCCTCGCAACCGATGTATTTTGAAGGCTATCATCGTCCCTCCGGTCACGATCGCGATCGCGCTGTCTACAATTTAATGGGATCGATACTCAGCAGCGGACGCACCGCTCGCTTATATAAAACCCTTGTCGAGCAAGAGCAAATCGCTTTATCCGCTCAAGGCTTTAGCGGTTTTCCCGGCGATAAATATCCCAATCTCATGCTCTTCTACGGCTTAACCGCTCCCGGACATACAGTAGAGGAGTTCGCAGCGGCATTAGATAAACAACTGCAACGCTTAAAAACCGAACCGGTAAGTCTCGCAGAACTCAACCGAGTCAAAACCAAAGCCAAAGCGGGGTTGCTCGGTACTCTAGACTCCAACCGAGGACTGGCCGGATTACTCGCCGAATACGAAGCGAAAACCGGATCTTGGCGCAACTTGTTCGCGGAGATTGAAGCGATCGAAGCCGTCACTCCCGAAGACATTCAGCGGGTTGCAAAAGCCACATTTACTCCCGAAAATCGCACGATCGGCCGCTTGCTCACCGCCGAGAATTAA
- a CDS encoding AraC family transcriptional regulator → MGQITSLFVRKVAGEVEDNIDKDALLRSVGIEPDSPIDPAQMLPDAEYYAFLERIAAAETNGTTLPLRAGAAMRCDDYGAFGLAWKSALNLQGSYERAERYARVLTSVSTYELERAEQGAFMHLHREGDRRLGMRLSNEATIASIVSISQQVSTQKFQPLAVYFKHSAPKSLAGHNAYFGCPLYFDSDRDALLVSNESLQTPNQLGDKSISKFFDTHLEAELSKFPDNNSLEQRVRIHISRSLSEGVPAISDVAKHFNTSGRTLQRRLSESGYSYQNLVDESRRQLAQRLLQQTEYSLAEIAFMTGFSEQSAFTRAFKRWAGQTPRSFRINPSSKPI, encoded by the coding sequence ATGGGACAAATTACCTCATTATTTGTTAGGAAAGTGGCTGGAGAAGTCGAAGATAATATCGACAAAGATGCCTTATTGCGCTCTGTGGGTATCGAGCCAGATAGCCCCATCGATCCGGCACAAATGTTGCCCGACGCCGAATACTATGCCTTTCTCGAACGGATTGCCGCAGCGGAAACCAATGGTACAACCCTACCATTAAGAGCAGGAGCAGCCATGCGCTGCGATGATTACGGGGCGTTTGGTTTAGCCTGGAAATCTGCCCTGAATCTTCAAGGATCTTACGAACGTGCGGAACGGTATGCCCGAGTACTGACCAGTGTTTCCACTTACGAACTGGAGAGAGCAGAGCAGGGAGCGTTTATGCATTTACATCGAGAGGGCGATCGCCGTTTGGGTATGCGCCTGTCCAATGAAGCCACTATTGCGAGCATCGTCTCCATCAGCCAACAAGTTTCCACCCAGAAATTCCAACCCCTTGCCGTTTACTTCAAGCATTCCGCACCTAAATCTCTTGCCGGACATAACGCCTATTTTGGCTGTCCCCTCTATTTCGACTCAGATAGAGACGCGCTTCTAGTCTCCAACGAATCCTTGCAAACCCCAAACCAGCTTGGTGACAAAAGCATTTCCAAGTTTTTCGACACCCATCTGGAAGCAGAACTCTCGAAGTTCCCAGACAACAATTCCCTGGAACAACGGGTGCGCATTCATATTTCCCGCTCCTTAAGTGAAGGCGTTCCCGCTATCTCAGATGTGGCCAAACACTTCAATACGAGCGGCCGCACCTTACAACGCAGACTCTCGGAGTCCGGCTACTCCTATCAAAACCTAGTGGACGAGTCCCGGCGGCAGTTAGCCCAACGGCTCCTCCAACAAACCGAATATTCCCTAGCTGAAATCGCCTTTATGACCGGCTTTTCCGAGCAAAGTGCCTTCACCCGCGCATTTAAACGCTGGGCCGGACAAACCCCGCGATCGTTCCGCATCAACCCCTCATCCAAACCCATTTAA
- the glgB gene encoding 1,4-alpha-glucan branching enzyme — MPTTIAAEQIDRIVWNQHHDPFEVLGPHKIEDNGKVTWVVRAYQPDADAVWVWLPEQRQEYPMQSRHNPHFFECSIDLPELKNYQLRVKEGDRERIIYDPYAFRSPKLTEFDIHLFAEGNHHRIYEKLGAHLMTVDGVNGVYFAVWAPNARNVSILGQFNNWDGRRHQMRRTGNGVWELFIPDLGTNTAYKYEIKNPAGHIYEKSDPYGFQQEVRPKTASIVTDLDSYTWNDSEWMEKRRNSDALNQPISVYELHLGSWLHASSEEPAKLPNGDTEPVVITSELNPGGRFLTYRELAEKLVPYVKELGFTHIELLPVAEHPFDGSWGYQVTGYYAATSRFGTPQDFMYFVDTCHQNGIGVLIDWVPGHFPKDGHGLAFFDGTHLYEHADPRKGEHKEWGTLVFNYGRNEVRNFLVANALFWYDKYHIDGMRVDAVASMLYLNYLRKDGEWVANQYGGVEHIEAADFLRQVNHCLFSYFPGTISVAEESTSWPMVSWPTYVGGLGFNLKWNMGWMHDMLDYFKQDPWFRQFHQNNVTFSIMYHYSENFMLALSHDEVVHCKSSIIGKMPGPTDDPSYWQKFANVRALFTYMYAHPGKKTLFMGMEFGQWSEWNVWSDLEWHLLQYESHQKLKQFMSDINALYRSEPSLYTADFDQKGFDWIDCNDNQHSVVSFVRRDKETDDFIVAVCNFTPEPHSNYRIGVPEPGFYTELFNSDAGKYGGTNMGNLGGKWTDEWWYHNYPHSIDLCLPPLGVLLLKLDREKTQAALAGAEAEVN, encoded by the coding sequence ATGCCGACAACCATTGCTGCCGAACAAATCGACCGAATAGTCTGGAACCAACACCACGACCCCTTTGAAGTTCTCGGCCCCCACAAAATTGAAGACAATGGCAAAGTCACCTGGGTCGTGCGAGCCTATCAACCCGATGCAGACGCTGTATGGGTTTGGCTTCCCGAGCAGCGCCAAGAATATCCAATGCAATCTCGGCACAACCCTCACTTCTTCGAGTGTTCCATTGACCTTCCCGAACTAAAGAACTACCAACTGCGGGTCAAAGAAGGCGATCGCGAACGCATCATCTACGACCCCTACGCCTTTCGCTCCCCCAAACTCACCGAATTTGATATCCACCTCTTCGCCGAAGGCAACCACCACCGCATCTACGAAAAACTCGGCGCTCACCTGATGACCGTCGATGGCGTCAACGGCGTCTACTTCGCCGTTTGGGCCCCCAATGCCAGAAACGTCTCCATTCTCGGGCAATTCAATAACTGGGACGGTCGCCGCCACCAAATGCGCCGCACGGGCAACGGAGTTTGGGAACTCTTCATTCCCGACCTAGGAACGAACACCGCCTACAAATACGAAATCAAAAACCCCGCCGGACACATCTACGAAAAATCCGACCCCTACGGCTTCCAGCAAGAAGTGCGGCCCAAAACGGCCTCCATCGTCACCGACCTCGACTCCTACACCTGGAACGATAGTGAATGGATGGAAAAACGGCGCAACAGCGACGCTTTAAACCAACCCATTTCTGTCTACGAACTCCATCTCGGTTCTTGGTTGCACGCCTCCTCGGAAGAACCGGCAAAACTGCCCAACGGCGACACCGAACCGGTGGTCATCACCTCCGAACTCAACCCCGGCGGTCGCTTCCTCACCTACCGCGAACTGGCCGAGAAGCTGGTTCCTTACGTCAAAGAACTCGGCTTTACCCACATCGAACTCTTACCCGTCGCCGAACACCCCTTTGATGGCAGTTGGGGATACCAAGTTACCGGGTATTATGCTGCTACCTCCCGGTTTGGCACGCCGCAAGACTTCATGTACTTTGTCGATACCTGCCACCAAAATGGTATTGGAGTTCTGATTGACTGGGTTCCGGGACACTTCCCGAAAGACGGTCACGGTCTTGCCTTCTTTGACGGCACTCATCTCTACGAACATGCCGACCCGCGCAAGGGGGAACACAAAGAATGGGGAACTCTGGTCTTTAACTACGGACGCAACGAGGTCCGTAACTTCTTGGTGGCTAACGCTCTCTTCTGGTATGACAAGTATCATATTGATGGAATGCGCGTTGATGCTGTCGCTTCCATGCTCTATCTGAACTATCTGCGTAAAGATGGAGAATGGGTGGCGAACCAGTATGGAGGAGTCGAACATATTGAAGCAGCGGACTTCCTGCGGCAAGTCAACCATTGTTTATTTAGTTATTTCCCCGGTACTATTTCGGTGGCGGAAGAATCCACATCTTGGCCCATGGTCTCCTGGCCCACTTATGTGGGCGGTCTCGGATTTAACTTGAAGTGGAATATGGGCTGGATGCACGATATGCTCGACTACTTCAAGCAAGATCCCTGGTTCCGTCAGTTCCACCAAAATAATGTCACTTTCAGCATTATGTACCACTACAGCGAAAACTTTATGTTGGCGCTCTCTCACGACGAAGTGGTCCATTGTAAGAGCAGCATTATTGGGAAAATGCCGGGGCCGACTGACGATCCCTCTTACTGGCAGAAGTTTGCGAACGTTCGCGCGCTGTTTACTTATATGTACGCTCACCCCGGAAAGAAAACCCTGTTTATGGGGATGGAGTTCGGACAGTGGAGCGAGTGGAATGTCTGGAGCGACTTAGAGTGGCATCTGTTGCAATACGAGTCTCATCAAAAGCTGAAGCAGTTTATGAGCGATATTAATGCTCTGTATCGCAGCGAGCCATCTCTCTATACCGCAGATTTCGACCAGAAAGGCTTTGACTGGATTGATTGTAATGACAATCAGCATAGCGTGGTCTCGTTTGTCCGTCGCGATAAGGAGACTGATGATTTTATTGTGGCTGTTTGTAATTTTACACCTGAGCCTCACAGCAACTACCGAATTGGCGTTCCGGAACCGGGATTCTATACGGAGTTGTTCAATAGCGATGCCGGGAAATATGGCGGGACTAATATGGGCAATTTAGGCGGTAAGTGGACGGATGAGTGGTGGTATCATAATTATCCCCATTCCATTGACTTGTGCTTGCCTCCGCTGGGAGTGTTGCTCTTGAAGTTAGACCGCGAGAAAACTCAGGCGGCTTTAGCGGGAGCTGAGGCTGAAGTCAATTAA
- a CDS encoding HNH endonuclease — MTSATHVLSQSVVVFSKNYLPVSRIDMKRAISLLVTGKAEPLDLGNGQAWIVRSPSLVLKVPEHIRLTFAGGERIWKIPPVNRKELLRRDKHMCQYCGARKNLTIDHVIPRSRGGQHTWDNVAIACGSCNSRKGDRTPAEAGLKLRTQPKAPMHPAVAFAEQFWRTRQMDLDAYGG; from the coding sequence GTGACCAGTGCAACCCATGTATTAAGTCAGTCGGTAGTGGTATTTTCTAAGAACTACCTTCCCGTAAGCCGGATCGATATGAAACGAGCGATCTCTCTCTTAGTAACTGGTAAGGCCGAACCTCTAGATTTAGGAAACGGACAAGCTTGGATCGTGCGTTCTCCTAGTTTAGTGTTAAAGGTACCCGAACATATCCGGCTGACATTTGCAGGGGGCGAACGCATTTGGAAAATACCTCCCGTCAATCGTAAAGAATTGCTGCGGCGAGACAAGCATATGTGCCAGTACTGTGGTGCTAGAAAGAATCTGACGATCGATCATGTGATTCCCCGGTCTAGGGGAGGACAACATACTTGGGATAATGTTGCGATCGCATGTGGTTCTTGTAACTCTCGCAAAGGCGATCGCACTCCCGCTGAGGCGGGTCTGAAGCTGAGAACTCAACCGAAAGCACCGATGCATCCAGCGGTGGCTTTTGCGGAACAGTTCTGGCGCACTCGTCAAATGGATCTGGATGCTTATGGAGGCTAG
- a CDS encoding fatty acid desaturase: METAIANPSAELVSGQRPRLDRNVRLQDILKTLPKEVYTKNKWKAWMGFINSVILVSLGWFGIAIAPWYLLPVLWLFTGTVFFGLFVVAHDCGHRSFADRRWVCDIVGHIALTPCIYPFHPWRILHNIHHKNTNNMDGDNTWNPFYPEQYEEMNAFERGVYRSLHGKFWWLGSAIHWGLLHFQWWNLKPGQERDRFRFSSLFVIAEMAIGFPLLIATTGWWGFVSFWLMPWLVFHFWLSTVTLLHHTVPGVHFERQENWHEAQAQLVGSTDCKYPWWMEWICHDINVHVPHHLTPAIPWYNLRKAQASLDENWGEYITRVEFSLPLLWKITDYCHLYDDDRGYRTFAQQKELRSQS; encoded by the coding sequence ATGGAAACAGCGATCGCCAATCCTTCGGCGGAGCTGGTCTCAGGTCAACGACCCAGACTCGATAGAAATGTACGCCTACAAGATATCTTGAAAACCTTACCCAAAGAGGTTTATACCAAAAACAAATGGAAAGCCTGGATGGGCTTTATTAATAGTGTAATCCTCGTTAGTTTGGGATGGTTCGGAATTGCGATCGCTCCTTGGTATTTGCTTCCCGTTCTTTGGTTATTCACCGGAACGGTTTTTTTTGGATTATTTGTCGTTGCTCACGACTGCGGACACCGCTCCTTCGCCGACCGTCGCTGGGTCTGCGATATTGTCGGACATATTGCCTTAACCCCCTGTATTTACCCGTTTCATCCTTGGCGAATTCTCCATAATATCCATCACAAAAATACGAATAATATGGATGGAGATAATACCTGGAATCCGTTTTATCCAGAACAATATGAAGAAATGAATGCCTTTGAACGAGGCGTTTATCGATCGTTACATGGTAAGTTTTGGTGGTTGGGTTCCGCCATCCATTGGGGACTGCTGCATTTCCAATGGTGGAATTTAAAACCCGGTCAAGAACGCGATCGCTTCCGCTTTTCTTCGCTCTTCGTTATTGCCGAAATGGCCATTGGATTTCCCTTACTTATTGCTACAACTGGATGGTGGGGATTTGTCTCATTTTGGTTGATGCCTTGGTTGGTCTTCCATTTCTGGCTCAGCACCGTTACTTTATTGCACCATACCGTGCCCGGAGTTCACTTCGAGCGACAAGAAAACTGGCATGAAGCGCAAGCTCAATTAGTCGGAAGTACCGATTGCAAATATCCTTGGTGGATGGAATGGATTTGCCACGATATTAACGTTCACGTTCCCCATCATTTGACCCCAGCGATTCCTTGGTATAATCTGCGTAAAGCACAAGCGAGTTTGGATGAAAACTGGGGAGAATATATCACTCGAGTTGAATTTTCTTTACCTTTGTTGTGGAAAATTACTGATTACTGCCATCTGTATGATGACGATCGCGGCTATCGCACCTTTGCCCAACAAAAAGAATTGCGATCGCAATCCTAA
- a CDS encoding fatty acid desaturase — translation MTTAIPQPSVEGLVAEKPSLDPNLRLRDVLNTLPKEVFVKNSRKAWSAVAINLALVGLGWWALAIAPWYCLPFLWVFTGTAVTGLFVIAHDCGHRSFSNKTWVNDLVGHLVLIPCIYPFHSWRIKHNIHHKYTNHLEIDNAWKAYTQEEYDSFDAIERWAYRGLRGKFWWLASAVHWARLHFQWWNFEGKEREQVKFSSLFSIATIAIGAPILIATTGFWGLFSFWFMPWLVFHFWMSTFTLLHHTAPEIHFQPAETWNEVEAQLSGTLHCDYPRWVEWLTHDINVHVPHHVSTGIPWYNLRAAHASLQENWGEYINTNEFSLASLWNITSVCHLYDAEKGYRTFSKMS, via the coding sequence ATGACCACAGCAATTCCTCAGCCATCGGTGGAAGGTCTGGTCGCGGAAAAACCGAGTCTCGATCCCAATTTGCGATTGCGAGATGTACTCAATACCTTACCAAAAGAAGTCTTCGTTAAAAATAGCCGGAAAGCTTGGTCTGCCGTAGCAATTAATCTCGCTTTAGTCGGTCTCGGATGGTGGGCGCTGGCGATCGCCCCTTGGTACTGTCTGCCCTTCTTATGGGTGTTTACCGGAACGGCCGTAACCGGTTTATTTGTAATCGCTCACGACTGCGGGCATCGCTCCTTTTCTAACAAAACTTGGGTCAACGATCTCGTCGGCCATCTAGTGTTGATTCCCTGTATTTATCCGTTCCATTCTTGGCGGATTAAACACAATATTCATCACAAATATACCAATCATCTGGAAATCGATAACGCTTGGAAAGCATATACTCAGGAAGAATACGATAGCTTCGATGCGATCGAACGATGGGCCTATCGCGGGTTGCGTGGAAAATTTTGGTGGCTAGCTTCTGCCGTTCATTGGGCCAGACTTCACTTCCAATGGTGGAATTTTGAAGGAAAAGAACGAGAACAAGTGAAGTTTTCTTCTTTGTTTAGTATTGCTACCATCGCTATTGGAGCGCCCATCTTAATCGCAACTACCGGATTTTGGGGATTGTTTTCCTTCTGGTTTATGCCTTGGTTGGTCTTCCATTTTTGGATGAGCACCTTCACCCTGCTGCACCATACCGCACCCGAGATTCATTTCCAACCTGCTGAAACTTGGAATGAAGTGGAAGCGCAGTTAAGTGGAACCTTGCATTGCGACTATCCTCGATGGGTAGAATGGCTGACTCACGATATTAACGTTCACGTTCCCCATCACGTGTCTACCGGTATTCCTTGGTATAACTTGCGCGCCGCTCATGCAAGTTTGCAGGAAAATTGGGGCGAGTACATCAATACCAATGAGTTTTCTTTGGCATCGCTCTGGAATATTACTAGCGTTTGCCATCTCTACGATGCTGAAAAAGGATATCGTACGTTTAGCAAAATGAGCTAA
- the tadA gene encoding tRNA adenosine(34) deaminase TadA: MSYRHPIYLQHKYWMTRALELAESAGNCGEVPVGAVIVDRHGKLVAEAGNRKERDRDPTAHAEVLAIQKACQSLNRPYLQDCTLYVTLEPCPMCAGAIIHGRLQQLVYGADDPKTGAIRTVLNLPDSACSNHRLSVLSGILELSCRQQLKDWFGDRRSLR, translated from the coding sequence TTGTCTTATCGACATCCCATCTATCTCCAGCACAAATATTGGATGACTCGCGCTCTCGAGTTAGCGGAAAGTGCGGGAAATTGTGGCGAGGTTCCGGTGGGTGCTGTTATTGTCGATCGCCATGGTAAGCTAGTGGCAGAAGCAGGCAATCGCAAAGAGCGCGATCGCGACCCCACCGCTCATGCCGAAGTTCTCGCGATTCAGAAAGCCTGTCAGTCTTTAAACCGTCCGTATCTGCAAGATTGCACCCTCTACGTTACCTTAGAGCCTTGTCCCATGTGTGCCGGAGCGATTATTCACGGGCGTTTGCAGCAGCTCGTGTATGGCGCTGACGATCCGAAAACGGGAGCCATTCGCACGGTACTCAATCTTCCCGATAGTGCTTGTTCCAATCATCGCCTGTCCGTGCTATCCGGAATTTTGGAATTGTCCTGTCGTCAGCAGCTTAAGGACTGGTTTGGCGATCGCCGTTCTCTCCGTTAA
- a CDS encoding alr0857 family protein, giving the protein MLKLTYLDNGFHIERFATSLEEWVTSRLTFLLRVGEPISLEKTTASFLLPSDLPEVRLLEAQVRNDRSDRIALDKVDRDYVEVSLKGTWLASNPHAEEGIFLVELGDRVEFFLFHLWMASQTEAAMKN; this is encoded by the coding sequence ATGTTAAAGTTAACGTATTTAGATAACGGTTTTCATATCGAGCGGTTCGCGACTTCTCTAGAAGAGTGGGTCACCAGCCGCCTCACATTTCTGCTACGCGTTGGCGAACCGATCTCTTTGGAAAAAACGACAGCCTCCTTTCTCTTACCTTCGGATCTGCCGGAAGTTCGGTTATTGGAAGCTCAAGTTCGCAACGATCGCAGCGATCGCATTGCCCTCGATAAGGTCGATCGCGATTATGTTGAAGTGAGCTTGAAAGGAACCTGGTTAGCGTCTAATCCTCATGCCGAAGAGGGTATTTTCTTAGTCGAGCTGGGCGATCGGGTTGAGTTCTTTCTGTTCCATCTGTGGATGGCTTCGCAAACCGAAGCTGCCATGAAAAATTAA
- a CDS encoding NAD(P)H-binding protein, which translates to MNAIENQNNTQSTKELTLVLGATGKTGRRIVAGLNAKGVPTRSGSRSATPAFDWHHEAGWDACLKDVKAVYINYAPDLAMPGATDAIQSFINRAKSHGVRRFVLLSGRGEAEAQACERIVQESEVDWTIVRASWFNQNFSEGAFLDMVMGGQITLPAGNIPEPFVDVDDIAEVAVAALTEPGHAGEVYEVTGPRLMTFADIARELSNAIGREIAYVSVPHDAFVAGVKESGAPKEVVWMLDYLFTTVLDGRNAHLTDGVQRALGRDPKDFADYAKEVAATGLWQREAVAV; encoded by the coding sequence ATGAACGCTATTGAAAATCAAAATAATACCCAAAGCACAAAAGAACTGACTCTCGTCCTCGGTGCTACTGGCAAGACGGGACGTCGTATAGTCGCCGGACTTAACGCAAAAGGCGTACCAACTCGGAGCGGATCGCGATCGGCTACTCCAGCGTTCGACTGGCACCATGAAGCCGGTTGGGACGCTTGCCTGAAGGACGTTAAAGCCGTTTATATCAACTATGCACCAGACCTAGCCATGCCTGGTGCCACCGATGCCATTCAGAGCTTTATTAATCGCGCAAAATCCCACGGCGTCCGGCGTTTCGTACTCCTCTCCGGCCGTGGCGAAGCAGAAGCCCAAGCCTGCGAGCGCATCGTACAGGAGAGTGAGGTAGACTGGACAATTGTTCGCGCCAGTTGGTTCAACCAAAACTTCTCGGAAGGCGCGTTTCTGGATATGGTCATGGGCGGTCAGATTACGCTCCCCGCAGGCAATATTCCCGAGCCGTTTGTCGATGTGGATGACATTGCGGAAGTTGCTGTAGCGGCGCTAACCGAACCGGGACATGCTGGAGAGGTGTACGAAGTCACCGGCCCCCGCCTGATGACGTTTGCCGATATCGCCAGGGAGCTATCAAATGCGATCGGCCGCGAGATTGCCTATGTTTCGGTTCCCCATGATGCTTTCGTCGCTGGCGTGAAAGAGTCTGGCGCGCCGAAAGAGGTTGTGTGGATGCTGGACTATCTCTTTACCACCGTGCTCGACGGCCGCAACGCCCACCTCACCGATGGAGTTCAACGCGCTCTGGGACGCGATCCCAAGGACTTTGCGGATTATGCAAAAGAGGTTGCTGCGACAGGTCTATGGCAGAGGGAAGCCGTAGCTGTCTAA
- the grxC gene encoding glutaredoxin 3: MLDFLNPWLGRHPEKMTANVELYTWQTCPYCIRAKLLLWWKGVNYTEYKIDGDEAARNQMAERANGKRSVPQIFISDNHIGGCDELYALDGQGQLDPLLMQ, encoded by the coding sequence ATGCTAGATTTTCTCAATCCTTGGTTAGGTCGCCATCCGGAGAAGATGACGGCGAATGTCGAACTTTATACCTGGCAGACTTGTCCCTATTGCATCCGCGCCAAGTTACTCCTGTGGTGGAAAGGGGTTAACTACACCGAATATAAGATTGATGGGGATGAAGCAGCAAGAAACCAGATGGCAGAACGTGCCAATGGCAAGCGCAGCGTACCGCAAATTTTTATTAGCGACAACCATATCGGCGGTTGCGATGAGTTGTATGCTTTGGACGGACAAGGACAGCTCGACCCCTTACTCATGCAATAA